The sequence ACGTCGTGCTCGAGCTGGCGCGGGAAGCCGGCCTCCCCGTCGTCGAAGGACGGTTCGCTTGGGAGACGCTGCTTGCGGCCGACGAAGCGTTCGTCACGAACTCCGTGCAGGAGCTTACGCCGGTCGGCGTTTTGTACGATACGGCCGGGTCGGAACGGAAGCGGTGGGCGCCGGAAGCGGGACCGGTAACGGAGCGGCTCCGGCAGTCGTACCGCAAGCTTACGGGAATCGAGGGATCGCATACCGATGACCATTCATAAAGATCTTGGGCGTCGCACGCTTATCATGGGCATTCTGAACGTCACGCCCGATTCGTTCTCGGACGGGGGCAAATACACGACCGTCGAGCGGGCGGTCGAGCACGCGCGGCGGTTGATCGCCGAAGGCGCCGACATTCTGGACGTCGGGGGAGAATCGACTCGACCGGGATACGTTCCGGTTACCGACGAAGAAGAGATCGCGCGGGTCGTTCCCGTGCTGGAGGCGCTGCGCCGAGACGGCATCGACGTTCCGATCTCGATCGATACGTATAAGAGCGCCGTCGCGGAAGCCGCGCTTGCGGCGGGGGCCACGATCGTTAACGACATCTGGGGCGGCAAGAAAGATCCTCGGCTGCTGGAAGCGGCCGCGAGGCGCAACGCGCCGGTCGTCCTCACGCATAACCGAGACGATATGAATTACGGCCCCGACTTCGTCGTCGACGTATATAACGATTTAAGCGAGTGCGTCTGGGTCGCGAAGGCGGCGGGCATCCCGGACGATCGTATTATTCTGGACCCCGGGATCGGCTTCGCGAAAACCCGTCGGCATAATCTTGAGCTGTTGAACCGATTGGAAGCGGTCGCGTCGCTCGGTTTTCCCGTCTTGCTCGGGACGTCGCGCAAGCGATTCATCCGCGACATTCTGGACGCGGGGCCGGAGGACGTCGTCGAAGGCACGATCGCGACGACGGCGCTCGGCGTACAAAAGGGCGTCTCGATCGTGCGCGTGCACGACGTCGGAGCGAACGCCAAGGCGGCGCGAATGGCGGACGCGATCGTGCGAAGCGGCGAAGAGCTGTAACCGATAAAAGGGGGAAGCAAGATGGACACGATAAAGCTGGAGCGAATTCAGCTATACGGCAGGCACGGCGTGTTCGCGGAGGAAAACCGGCTCGGCCAGCGTTTCTACGTCAGCTTGGAGCTGAAGCTCGACCTCTCGAAGGCCGGGGAGACCGACGACTTGGAGCACACCGTCAATTACGCGGAAGTATACGGCCTAGCGAAGGACGTCGTGGAAGGCGAAACATTCAAATTAATTGAAGCGCT comes from Paenibacillus antri and encodes:
- the folP gene encoding dihydropteroate synthase is translated as MTIHKDLGRRTLIMGILNVTPDSFSDGGKYTTVERAVEHARRLIAEGADILDVGGESTRPGYVPVTDEEEIARVVPVLEALRRDGIDVPISIDTYKSAVAEAALAAGATIVNDIWGGKKDPRLLEAAARRNAPVVLTHNRDDMNYGPDFVVDVYNDLSECVWVAKAAGIPDDRIILDPGIGFAKTRRHNLELLNRLEAVASLGFPVLLGTSRKRFIRDILDAGPEDVVEGTIATTALGVQKGVSIVRVHDVGANAKAARMADAIVRSGEEL
- the folB gene encoding dihydroneopterin aldolase, which translates into the protein MDTIKLERIQLYGRHGVFAEENRLGQRFYVSLELKLDLSKAGETDDLEHTVNYAEVYGLAKDVVEGETFKLIEALAETLASRILDAYAKIHEVTVRVIKPHPPFDIVFDGVTVELTRRRKAAS